In Phragmites australis chromosome 17, lpPhrAust1.1, whole genome shotgun sequence, the following are encoded in one genomic region:
- the LOC133896923 gene encoding uncharacterized protein LOC133896923 has protein sequence MAIMNPQTLVERTATSNLMLQLEMKPAVRIAGEEIHLECWKKIHGQLQGMCADRNNYSSNPHFNGSLPPRAIFSARHLFPSLAISIGPQKSSASQLPPSGASRGSVVRAIGARNRGNDREDSSADRVTSTWPPYQQREGPGSSAAARVKRRPRASKRRKRAEEHLCLPFAALSLSLSLTIDTFTLSTFSALTPQSIIPSLCFAYSPLPHPAAFPHDATAAAATGELEKSPRWRPSPGEDRLSWLLLRGVVPICRAWSSWRWASVGALKRSRCGGIARPAPEAGRDSARFVEKVGSRCSLGGKRWFLAAIWRFLGGRGGPLGVLRCTS, from the exons ATGGCCATCATGAACCCTCAGACATTGGTGGAGCGCACGGCCACATCGAATCTAATGCTGCAGTTGGAGATGAAGCCAGCGGTAAGGATAGCTGGGGAGGAGATACATTTGGAGTGCTGGAAGAAGATACATGGTCAGCTGCAAGGCATGTGTGCAGACAG AAATAACTATTCGAGCAACCCCCACTTCAACGGCTCCCTACCTCCTCGCGCCATTTTCTCGGCTCGGCATCTCTTTCCATCGCTCGCCATTTCCATCGGACCACAAAAGAGCTCGGCATCGCAACTGCCGCCGTCCGGAGCCTCCCGCGGAAGCGTCGTGCGCGCCATCGGAGCAAG GAACCGAGGCAACGACCGCGAGGATTCCAGCGCTGACCGCGTCACCTCCACGTGGCCGCCATATCAGCAGCGCGAGGGCCCAGGGAGCAGTGCCGCCGCACGCGTAAAAAGGCGGCCACGTGCttccaaaagaagaaaaagggccGAGGAACATTTGTGCCTTCCCTTCGCTGccctgtctctctctctctctctcactataGACACATTCACTCTCTCTACATTCTCTGCCTTGACACCCCAATCCATTATTCCTTCCCTTTGCTTCGCTTATTCCCCACTCCCTCACCCCGCTGCCTTCCCCCAcgacgccaccgccgccgccgccacaggAGAACTGGAGAAGAGTCCGCGGTGGCGTCCTTCTCCGGGAGAGGATCGGCTTTCTTGGCTCCTGCTCCGCGGTGTTGTCCCCATCTGCCGCGCGTGGTCTTCCTGGCGCTGGGCTTCCGTAGGTGCTCTGAAACGCTCCCGATGCGGCGGGATCGCGCGGCCGGCGCCCGAAGCCGGGCGTGATTCGGCCCGATTCGTCGAGAAGGTTGGATCCCGGTGCTCCCTGGGCGGAAAAAGGTGGTTTTTGGCGGCGATTTGGCGGTTCCTTGGAGGGAGGGGCGGGCCGCTTGGTGTTCTTCGCTGTACGAGCTGA
- the LOC133896778 gene encoding serine/threonine-protein kinase PBL34-like yields the protein MGLAPPELGQFDGWESSGEEERERWGWCRRSRRGSSKRRVPPKGGDDATVATGCCIRLWPVGSCPPPPRSKVDASTSSASTHGAEKSTENGSRNQPVALVGSGSTTTSNAESSSSASKAGEEIKVASQLRKFAFNDLKCATRNFRPESLLGEGGFGCVFKGWIEENGTAPVKPGTGLTVAVKTLNHDGLQGHKEWVAEVDFLGNLHHPNLVRLIGYCVEDDQRLLVYEFMPRGSLDNHLFRRSLPLPWAIRMKVALGAAKGLAFLHEEAERPVIYRDFKTSNILLDAEYNAKLSDFGLAKDGPVGDKTHVSTRVMGTYGYAAPEYVMTGHLTSKSDVYSFGVVLLEMMSGRRSMDKNRPNGEHNLVEWARPLLGERQRFYKLIDPRLEGNFSVKGAQKAAQLARACLSRDPKARPLMSQVVEALKPLLNLKDMASSSYFYQTMQAERIAHSSSMNGRNSHSLKMQGSFARNGQQPMRSLSDGPRASPFRYSPKPNMK from the exons ATGGGGCTCGCGCCGCCGGAGCTGGGGCAGTTCGACGGGTGGGAGAGCtccggggaggaggagcgggagagGTGGGGGTGGTGCCGTCGCAGCCGCCGTGGCAGCAGCAAGCGGCGTGTGCCCCCGAAGGGCGGGGACGACGCCACGGTCGCCACTGGATGCTGCATCCGGCTGTGGCCGGTCGGGAgctgcccgccgccgccgcggtccAAGGTCGACGCGTCCACCAGTAGCGCCAGCACGCATGGTG CAGAGAAGTCAACAGAAAATGGTAGCAGGAACCAACCGGTTGCATTAGTAGGCTCAGGTTCAACAACAACTAGTAATGCTGAGAGCAGTTCATCTGCATCTAAAGCTGGAGAGGAAATAAAAGTTGCTTCTCAGCTGCGCAAGTTTGCATTCAATGATCTAAAATGTGCCACACGGAACTTCAGGCCTGAGAGTCTTCTTGGAGAAGGGGGTTTTGGATGTGTTTTCAAAGGGTGGATCGAAGAGAACGGAACTGCGCCTGTGAAACCTGGTACAGGTCTTACAGTTGCTGTCAAGACGCTCAATCATGATGGGCTTCAAGGGCACAAAGAATGGGTG GCTGAAGTTGATTTTCTTGGAAACCTTCACCATCCCAATTTGGTCAGGTTAATTGGATATTGTGTTGAAGATGACCAAAGATTGCTGGTGTATGAATTTATGCCTCGTGGCAGTTTAGATAACCATCTATTCAGAA GGTCTCTTCCTCTTCCATGGGCCATCAGaatgaaggttgctcttggagCAGCAAAGGGCCTTGCTTTCCTTCatgaagaagcagaaagaccCGTCATTTATCGTGATTTTAAAACATCTAATATACTGCTAGATGCG GAGTATAATGCAAAGCTCTCAGATTTTGGGCTTGCCAAAGATGGCCCTGTGGGTGATAAAACTCATGTCTCTACTCGAGTAATGGGGACTTATGGGTATGCAGCACCGGAGTATGTCATGACAG GTCATTTGACATCAAAGAGTGATGTCTATAGCTTCGGGGTGGTGCTTCTTGAGATGATGTCGGGACGTAGGTCCATGGATAAGAACCGCCCTAACGGTGAGCACAACCTTGTCGAATGGGCACGTCCCCTCCTAGGAGAGAGGCAGCGCTTCTACAAGCTAATTGACCCTCGCTTGGAGGGTAACTTCTCAGTCAAAGGTGCCCAGAAGGCAGCACAGTTAGCACGTGCCTGCCTTAGTCGGGACCCCAAAGCACGGCCGTTGATGAGCCAGGTGGTGGAAGCTCTCAAGCCACTGCTCAACCTCAAGGACATGGCTAGCTCCTCCTACTTCTACCAGACAATGCaagccgagaggattgcacacTCGAGCAGCATGAATGGTAGGAACAGCCACAGCCTTAAGATGCAGGGTTCATTTGCTCGGAATGGACAGCAACCGATGAGAAGCCTGTCTGATGGCCCTCGTGCCTCCCCGTTCCGCTACTCACCGAAGCCGAATATGAAATAA